One Arachis hypogaea cultivar Tifrunner chromosome 2, arahy.Tifrunner.gnm2.J5K5, whole genome shotgun sequence genomic window, ATTCTTTGTTTAGATTAATCTAGATGAATAAAAGCATTTTTGACAGATATATTGATATATATCTTCTTGGTTGACACCAATATATGCCTCGTGTTATACTGTTGAATAATAAGCCTTCAATTATCTAGTTAGAAAGAATTCGTGTGCTTAGGAGTCGCTGATAATTAAAAAAGCCAAGATTTTACCATGACTGCAATTTTAGAGAGACACGAGAGCGAAAGCCTATGTGGTCGCTTCTATAACTGGATAACCAGCACTGAAAATAGTCTTTACATTGGATGGTTTGGTGTTTTTATGATCCTACTTTATTAACCGCAACTTCTATATTTAATATCGCTCATTGCTGCCCCTCCAGTAGATATTGATGGTATTCTTGAGCTTGTTTCTGGATCTCTACTTTATGGAAACAATATTATTTCGGGTGCCATTATTCCTACTTCGGCGGCTATAGGTTTGCACTTTTACCCGATATGGGAAGCGGCATCTGTTGATGAATGGTTATACAATGGCGGTCCTTATGAACAAATTGTTCTACACTTCTTACTTGGTGTAGCTTGTTACATGGGTCGTGAGTGGGAACTTAGTTTTCGTCTGGGTATGCGCCCTTGGATTGATGTTGCATATTCAGCTCCTGTTGCAGTAGCTACTGCTGTTTTCTAGATCTATCAACACTATAAAACACCATAATTAAAGAACCGCCGTAATATAAATGTCATTTTAAACCCTTTTTGCAGTGGTTTAAGTGACAAAACGAAACGAAGTTGTTTAGCCATGTGTCCAGCGTAGCAAGTCAGAGCCAATTCAGCACTAAGAAACTCGCAGCACAATAGCTTGATGAACAAAATTTTATATATGAAAGAGCAATTACACTGAGAGGTTAATCTAATGTGAGAAAATCTTATTAAAAACCTGGAAACTAaggaaattagaatttttatttgaCAGTAAGCAAAAATAAGCAACTATTGAGAGAAAATTTGGAATTTAAAATCTCCAAATTTTGGAAAAAAGTGAAAAGAAGAAAGGATGACCTAATGTGGTATTGGCGAATGAGGAACTTGGCATGGTGGATTGACTTGGCCTTGCTGAACCTGAAGACGATAGTCTGGAGGCGGTGCTTGAGGAAGTTTTTGATTGTGAGAACAAAGATGTAATTGCAGAAGTGACAGAGAAGGCAGAAGAAAATCGCAAAAGCTCACTAAAGCCAGCAACAATGTTACAGCAGCGAGTTGATAAATAAAGCAGCGAGGAGATAAGAGGTGATGCCTAACCTTTAGATCAAAATCAGAACAAAATCGTAGAAGCTCATTGAAGCCAACGGCAAGGAAATGAACGACGGCGGTAAACGGCGAAGAGATTCTAATTGAAGGAGAACGCCGCAGAGGAGATCATCGTCGGAGAAAGACGTCGCTGGAGCAGATTGTGTCGAAGCAGATCCCAGTGGTAGCATCGTTACCTTAGAGAAACTCAATGCGTGACAGCGCATTAGGGTTGAATCAGAGAGAGTTTGGGATTTTTGTAAATAATGGAAATATGACCCAAATAATGGCAGTTTAAAACCGCCGAAATCAACAAAAACCACCATTTTATGCAAATTCATTAACAAATCCAATTTCTACTCCATCCGACTAGTTTCAGGTTCGAGTCCCGGACACCCCATATAATATAcggaatatatatataatgatatctataataattttaattataaaattcataAGAAAATACCTCAAAGTTATATTTATATAACggtatatgtatatactatagtGAATTCATAATCATTTTCATTCTTTGTTTAGATTAATCTAGAtgaataaaagtattttcaacagatatattaatataaatcttCTTGGTTGACACCAATATATGCTTCGTGTTATACTGTTGAATAACAAGCCCTCAATTATCTAGTTAGAGAGAATTCGTGTGCTTAGGAGCCCCTGATAAGTAAAAAAAAACTAAGATTTTACCATAACTGCAATTTTAGAGAGACGCGAGAGCAAAAGCCTATGGGGTCTCTTCTGTAACTGGATAACCAGCACTAAAAACAGTCTTTACATTGGATAGTTTGGTATTTTTATGATCCTACTTTATTAACCGCAACTTCTGTATTTATTATCACTTTCATTGCTGCCCCTCCAGTAGATATTGATGGTATTCGTGAGCCTGTTTCTGGATCTCTACTTTATAGAAACAATATTATTTCGGATGCCATTATTCCTACTTCGGCGGTTATAGGTTTGCACTTTTACCCGATATGGGAAGCAACATCTGTTGAAGAATTGTTATACAATGGCGGTTCTTTTGAACTAATTGTTCTACACTTCTTACTTGGTGTAGCTTGTTACATAGGTCGTGAGTGGGAACTTAGTTTTCGTCGGGGATGCGCCCTTGGATTGATGTTGCATATTCAGCTCCTGTTGCAGCGGCTACTGCTGTTTTCTAGATCTATCAACTCCATAAAACACCATAATTAAAGAATCGCCGTAATATAAATGTCATTTTAAACCCTTTTTGCAGTGGTTTAAgtgccaaaacaaaatgaagttgTTTAGCCATGTGTCTAGCGTAGCAATTCAAAGCCAATTCAGCACTTAGTTCACTGATTCAGTACTAGAAAGGGTCCAAAAACCAATATGATTCCCAAAACTAAATCTCGAGGACCAATAtagacaattttaaatttgagagGCTAAAATGGTACGGTGAAAGTTGTGAATCTGATAGACCACTTTGGAAATTTAGccgatatatatataaaacaaattacaaattaTACATTGTGTCTCTAATGTATCGAActcctttaatattttttaaataaactttatttttaactttgaaataaattttaattttatccttcaataatattaattttttttactgtacatagttattcaattattttttaatcacattatttttattctaagtaatttttttaattttactatactcttaaagatttttatttaTCATGAAAGGTTTGTAGAATGATTAGTACATAAATTTACAGAAAAAAACATGGCACATATACactaaagtataaattatacctttttatCTCTAatacactaaaattttttaatgtttaatttaattaaacttatttttaattttaaaataaattttaattttatcctttaatagcATCAAATTTTTACTgtagataattattcaattatttttttaattacatctaagtaaattactcttgacgataatatattttttctaaataattttattttaattttattcttaatcacattactttcattattctaagtaaatttattttttattaaaagtaaaattaaaaaataaattgtataattATCTGTCGTGAAAAACTgaaattattaaagaaaaaattttaaatttatttaaaaattaaaaataaagtttaattaaattaaatattaaaaaacttcagtataataaaaactaaaataaaaggtataatttatattttattgtatatgtatcatactttttttttttaaaatttatatacttTCTAAACTATAAATATGAGTAAAAATCTTAAATTCGTAAtgtaatttattctattaaaatttactatcattttacttgatttggtaatttttttaatagtaatgtattattttttaatgttttcattctttttaaatctttaaagttttaaaatcatctcaattttatTACACCGTTAATTCTATTAATAGATCattaacaacaaaaaatattaaaataattttaaaatattaaaaacttaaataaaacgatttaaatattaaaaataattttaaaatttattccaAAATATTgaagacaaaaataatattttgcttttttaaaataagatgtaAAGCATTGTAATTTGTAAAATCAATACCGTTGATAAGGTAATTTCGCAACAGTCATAGGAGCCGGGACGAACAAATAGGGTTGCGCAAAGAAGGTCGAGCCAATGAAGACAGTGAACTGGAAATTAGCACATTAATTATGAAATCCTTTTAATGCATTACTGAATTGGTAACACTTAAATACAAAAATCTAAAagaattattagaatttattgttttttaccaGATATTAATGTTTGAAAATATAACATaaagtatattattaaaatacttaattaaagaaattatattataaaaattgaaatgattaccaaaattaataaattaattaaattttgtcGTCTCATTTCTCGAATTTAAAGTGATAAGGAAAAATAtaggtaaacaatgaaaatattaaacaatgtgaacaatggatatatcggatgttcaattcaataaatatacagataattatttttattatttttaattagatgatTATTTTTTTTGATTTAATTTACTTATACACAATTAACAATGActgaatataatttaaaaatagaattttttttttactttattagattaattttagaccctattatttatattatttaataaagttattatctatttaataaaaTCGAAATGATAAAATCTAAATTAAGATGAATAGATTTTTCAAAGTGATTCCATCCTATTATAGTAAATGTAATCTACATAAATCTAAATACATGGAAAGTCATTATTATAGAATAATAGTTCATTTCTCACAGATTACCTTccaaatatgaaaatgaaaaaagggtggcatttaatttaattatgagaaATATAGTTTTGCGGAAGCTTATTTATGTGGATGAAACCTAACACATTATGATAGAGAAGAAAGCAAGCAAAGAAGCATGGTGTACTCGTCGTGTCTCCCTCCTAAAGACCCAGGGGCTAACATTGTTGTGAGCAAGGAGGAATTCAACTTGTTTCACAACATTGACCGCCAGCTGTTCACGCGtctggtggtggttcttgggcgCGACACGAGCGAATCCACTCATGTCATGTCATTCATCATGTGGCTTGAAAGGAAGTGCAAGGACTTGAGGATGGTGTCAAACCTGCTGAATTGGCCAGACAATTTGCTGAATGATCTGGCCGACGAGGTCGCGTTGGCCTTGAACTGCATCGAGagtcctcaattcccttactCTCATGACAAGATCTTGCCTCTGGTCCATAACATCACACGTGGCACAATATCCCTCCTTTACCTCCATGAGATCCGCATGGAGGTCATCCCTGGTGTCACTAAGTTGCTTAACGATGTTTGCTTGAGGGCTTTCACTGACATAATCCAGCAAGTTCATTATGAGAATGCTAGAAAATCCATGATTTCGAATGCTTATTTGCATCCCCCAATGATGTACTATGCTCCTTCTCCGCCTGCTTGGATCAGTGGCGGTGCTAACTCTTCTGCTAGAAATGATGATCAGTTCAATCAAGAATTCAAAGAGATCTTGGCCAAGCTACATCTCACTACTACTAACGCTGCCACTGCTAACGAGATGAGACTACTGCCTGCTGCAGATGATAGGACTATCTTCATGACTTTCTCCAAAGGATACCCTATTTCTGAATCTGAAGTTCGTGAATTTTTCACAAGGTTATTTTTTATTCCATTATGCTCACTACTCTTTTTTTCTATTAGAAATTATTTGACTACTCTAACACTGCAATCCTATGCCATATATCATAAGATAGACACCAGACACGACACACGAGACGAGATACGTGAatacatgaattttaaaattttataaaatacgtaaagataatatatttttaaaatataaaatagtttttagataaattacaataaaattttgatattttattaatattaaaatataaaattattttttaattgtttctaatattttttaattatataaaatatttaaaatattttttaatttaataaataataatatatattatttttaaatttatttcaaaaatatatgttaagaataagattagaTATATTAATACGTGATAATATTTAGGTGTGTTCAAgtgtgtaaaaaataattttttattttttattaaaacatagTTGAATACATTAATCACACGTGCCGGACGAGTATCGAAGAGTGTTATGTCCGAAATGTGTTCGACACTTAAATACGACAATTCAAAAAACTGTCTATGCTTCTTAGCTCGACATATACTTCGAGATTGAAATTAGTTTTCCCtagaaatttttaaatattttataatgtatttgttttttattcacatagtataaataaataaaacaaaaaaatataattaaaatataataaagtattaaatttgtggttattattattattattaaattttttcttcTACAAGGAAGGATAGAATTTCTCTAATTTTATTAGCACTGTATCTCTTGGAAATAAGGCTAGCAGCTAACATTTTCTTTTGGTGAAAAATTTGGACCATTCAAGAGCTACATTATTATTTCAACAATGAAACACAAGTATATCCTAAATTTACAGCggtatatttatatacatttaaGTGAACAAAACATAGGATtataagatttttcaaagattatgAAAAGTTATATAGATTCGTTGTTATTAATTCCCAGAAAGgggaaatttttattattatatttgatgataaaattttttcatatatattacgCTTCATGATATATGATGttagtatttttgtttttgtttcacATTCATTCCATATTAACAGAGCTCATGGAGATATCATTGAATCACTTCATATGCAAGATGTTCAATCGCTGGAGCAACCATTGTTTGCTCGCATGGTGGTTCGCCCGGAGGCCATGAACACCATTGATACCTTCCTTGAAGGTGCAGGAAAAGTGAAATTCGCGATTAATGGCAAGCATGTTTGGGCTAGAAAATATGTTCCCAAGGGGAATAAGTCACCATCTTCTGGACCATCCTCACCATCTTCTGCAACTGAGACACCATATTGATAGTTTCATGAGATATATTTCATAGCTATGCTATGATGCCATTATCGTTGTTTAGTTGATATGTTGGTATATCATTGTATGTCCGAATCCAGAGACAAATAAGCTATAGGGTTCATATAATCCCTGGTTTCAAAATAAAGTTTGGACAACCTATTTTCATAATTGTGATGCTTCTTTA contains:
- the LOC112719205 gene encoding uncharacterized protein — its product is MVYSSCLPPKDPGANIVVSKEEFNLFHNIDRQLFTRLVVVLGRDTSESTHVMSFIMWLERKCKDLRMVSNLLNWPDNLLNDLADEVALALNCIESPQFPYSHDKILPLVHNITRGTISLLYLHEIRMEVIPGVTKLLNDVCLRAFTDIIQQVHYENARKSMISNAYLHPPMMYYAPSPPAWISGGANSSARNDDQFNQEFKEILAKLHLTTTNAATANEMRLLPAADDRTIFMTFSKGYPISESEVREFFTRAHGDIIESLHMQDVQSLEQPLFARMVVRPEAMNTIDTFLEGAGKVKFAINGKHVWARKYVPKGNKSPSSGPSSPSSATETPY